Proteins from a genomic interval of Amycolatopsis sp. cg13:
- a CDS encoding transposase — protein MIGKRIGGRTYYYLAESARVDGKPRVVGQRYLGTAEDIAAAVAGGGPEAAGARHRSFGDVAAVWGTLQRLDLVRRVDSVAGPQRARPTLGLHVALAVLHRATAPEMEFEEWWTGCLAQDLVRPRPAKGSITTASHWRALQRLDPERIAGVETVVAEAVLDLLGDDGTEALAVDVAQFAAFTAADCTLPSACQDVLAGLGLVVTRDGAIPLASRVYRREKAPAFGALAAELGERHTLVFHSGQAAQLDLGARRGFVGSLPLADHPELLSRPASVRRRVDPERFAGLTAFDTVATVDGARRRVVLLHSATLHAAQYRAFTSELSTTVRELDGLAAALAAGTHRGDRTQVHAEMSRIIRGRRVERVLNTSLTGNRAGELRLERRVDEAAVARLAEEFFGKQILVTDRDWPVAEVVTAYRARTYLESTFRWLTGSAVAGPSPRWEWTSHRISVHALVSVLAATVTHLMRREADRAGMNLSVAELLDQLRGIGETLLRHRSTGGRPRTRRILSDRTAKQQALFELFGLERFAPG, from the coding sequence GTGATCGGGAAGCGCATCGGCGGGCGGACGTACTACTACCTCGCCGAGTCCGCGCGCGTCGACGGCAAGCCGCGCGTGGTCGGCCAGCGGTATCTCGGGACGGCCGAGGACATCGCGGCGGCGGTGGCCGGCGGGGGCCCGGAGGCGGCTGGGGCGCGGCATCGGTCGTTCGGGGATGTCGCGGCGGTGTGGGGGACGTTGCAGCGGCTCGACCTTGTTCGGCGGGTCGATTCGGTGGCTGGTCCGCAGCGGGCTCGTCCGACGCTTGGTCTCCATGTCGCGCTTGCGGTGTTGCATCGGGCTACCGCGCCGGAGATGGAGTTCGAGGAGTGGTGGACTGGGTGTCTGGCGCAGGATCTCGTTCGGCCTCGGCCGGCTAAGGGGTCGATTACGACTGCCAGTCATTGGCGGGCCTTGCAGCGGCTCGATCCGGAGCGGATCGCCGGGGTGGAAACCGTTGTGGCTGAGGCGGTTTTGGATCTGCTGGGGGACGACGGGACCGAGGCGTTGGCGGTTGATGTTGCGCAGTTCGCGGCGTTTACTGCTGCGGACTGTACGTTGCCGTCGGCTTGTCAGGATGTGCTTGCCGGGCTGGGGCTGGTTGTTACTCGGGATGGGGCTATTCCGTTGGCGTCTCGGGTTTATCGGCGGGAGAAGGCTCCTGCTTTTGGTGCGCTGGCCGCCGAATTGGGGGAGCGGCACACGTTGGTGTTCCACTCCGGCCAGGCTGCGCAGCTCGACCTCGGTGCGCGTCGCGGGTTTGTCGGGTCGCTTCCGTTGGCTGATCATCCGGAGTTGCTTTCGCGGCCCGCATCGGTGCGGCGGAGGGTGGATCCGGAGCGGTTTGCCGGGTTGACTGCCTTTGACACTGTGGCGACTGTGGACGGTGCCCGGCGACGCGTCGTCCTCCTGCACTCCGCGACTCTGCATGCTGCGCAGTATCGGGCGTTCACCAGTGAATTGAGCACTACGGTTCGGGAGCTTGACGGGTTAGCGGCTGCGCTCGCGGCGGGTACTCATCGGGGGGATCGGACGCAGGTGCATGCGGAGATGTCGCGGATTATTCGGGGGCGGCGGGTGGAGCGGGTGTTGAATACTTCGCTTACCGGCAACCGGGCGGGGGAGTTGCGGTTGGAGCGGCGGGTTGACGAGGCCGCGGTTGCTCGGTTGGCGGAGGAGTTTTTCGGCAAGCAGATTTTGGTTACTGATCGAGATTGGCCCGTTGCCGAGGTGGTTACTGCTTATCGGGCTCGGACTTATCTTGAGTCGACGTTTCGGTGGTTGACCGGGTCTGCGGTGGCTGGGCCTTCGCCTCGGTGGGAGTGGACTTCGCATCGGATTTCGGTGCATGCGTTGGTGTCCGTGCTTGCTGCGACGGTTACGCACCTGATGCGGCGGGAGGCGGATCGGGCTGGGATGAATCTTTCGGTGGCTGAACTGTTGGATCAGTTGCGGGGGATTGGGGAGACCTTGTTGCGGCATCGGTCTACTGGGGGGCGGCCGCGGACTCGGCGGATTTTGTCTGATCGGACGGCGAAACAGCAGGCGTTGTTCGAGTTGTTCGGGTTGGAGAGGTTCGCGCCTGGGTAA
- a CDS encoding RNA polymerase sigma factor: MTDESGATVNGTLRTLAPQVLGALVRRYGRFDPAEDAVQEALLKASQRWPETGIPERPFCWLLQVASRKLIDLLRAEQARREREVRAAREEVGEHQGDADDTLILLLLCCHPALTAASQIALTLRAVGGLTTAEIARAFLTSEDSMTRRITRAKRTIQDSGVPFRMPPEEAQRERLDAVLHVLYLIFTEGYSATSGPDLHRSDLAAEAIRLAEMTAALLPNDSEATGLLALMLLTDARSPARVTEQGELVPLHEQDRTRWKADSIRRGVELVTAALPRGPVGPYQLQAAIAAVHDEASTAEETDWRQIVGLYRLLLEVSASPVAKVSHAVAVGMADGPAAGLELLAALDNRDRRFYAARAHLLEKAGDREAARSAYLRAAELATNIRQVRYLNARARRLSEGAGHD; the protein is encoded by the coding sequence ATGACCGACGAATCCGGGGCCACGGTCAACGGCACCCTGCGCACCCTCGCCCCGCAGGTGCTGGGCGCGCTGGTCCGCCGCTACGGGCGGTTCGACCCGGCCGAGGACGCCGTCCAGGAAGCCCTGCTCAAAGCCTCCCAGCGGTGGCCGGAGACAGGCATCCCCGAGCGCCCATTCTGCTGGCTGCTGCAGGTCGCGAGCCGAAAGCTCATCGACCTGCTCCGGGCGGAACAGGCAAGGCGGGAACGAGAGGTCAGGGCAGCCCGCGAGGAGGTCGGCGAACACCAAGGCGACGCCGACGACACGTTGATCCTGCTCCTGCTCTGCTGCCATCCGGCACTCACGGCCGCGTCGCAGATCGCGCTCACGCTAAGGGCCGTCGGCGGGCTCACCACGGCAGAGATCGCGCGCGCGTTCCTCACCTCCGAGGACTCGATGACCCGCCGGATTACCCGGGCCAAGCGGACCATCCAGGACAGCGGCGTCCCGTTCCGGATGCCGCCGGAGGAGGCCCAGCGCGAGCGGCTCGACGCGGTCCTGCATGTCCTCTACCTGATTTTCACCGAGGGCTACTCGGCGACGTCAGGGCCGGATCTGCACCGCAGCGACCTGGCCGCGGAGGCGATCCGGCTGGCGGAAATGACCGCCGCGCTGCTGCCCAACGACAGCGAGGCCACAGGCCTGCTCGCCTTGATGCTGCTGACCGACGCCCGGTCGCCAGCACGAGTCACCGAGCAGGGCGAGCTGGTCCCGCTGCACGAGCAGGACCGGACACGGTGGAAGGCCGACTCGATCCGGCGCGGGGTGGAGCTGGTGACGGCGGCGTTGCCGCGCGGGCCGGTCGGGCCGTATCAGCTGCAGGCGGCGATTGCGGCCGTCCACGACGAGGCGTCCACCGCGGAGGAGACCGACTGGCGGCAGATCGTCGGGCTTTACCGGCTGCTGCTCGAGGTTTCGGCGAGTCCGGTCGCGAAGGTGAGCCACGCGGTCGCGGTCGGGATGGCGGACGGGCCGGCGGCGGGGCTCGAACTGCTTGCCGCGCTGGACAACCGCGACCGGCGGTTTTACGCGGCGCGGGCACATCTTCTGGAAAAGGCGGGCGACCGCGAAGCGGCCCGGAGCGCGTACCTGCGCGCGGCCGAGCTCGCCACCAACATCCGTCAGGTGCGGTATCTCAACGCCCGTGCCCGGCGGCTCTCCGAAGGAGCTGGACATGACTGA
- a CDS encoding SDR family oxidoreductase: protein MKTVLVTGASAGFGAAITRRFVTEGARVVAAARSGDRLKTLADELGDAVYPLVLDVRDADAVAGVVAGLPEEWAKIDILVNNAGLAKGLEPAHEAKLDDWDQMIETNVTGLVHLTRAVLPGMVERGAGHVINIGSVAGSYAYPGANVYGATKAFVHQFSLNLRSDLRGTGVRVTNVEPGLVGGTEFSTVRFGGDQDKAAGVYAGTTPLTADDVAESVFWASSQPKHVNINVIELMPVVQTFSALNIDRES, encoded by the coding sequence ATGAAGACCGTATTGGTGACCGGCGCGAGCGCCGGATTCGGCGCCGCGATCACGCGCCGGTTCGTAACGGAAGGCGCGCGGGTCGTCGCCGCGGCCCGCAGCGGCGACCGGCTGAAGACCCTCGCGGACGAACTCGGCGACGCGGTTTACCCGCTGGTGCTGGACGTCCGTGATGCGGACGCAGTCGCAGGCGTCGTCGCAGGGCTGCCCGAGGAGTGGGCGAAGATCGACATCCTGGTCAACAACGCCGGCCTCGCCAAGGGCCTCGAGCCAGCGCACGAGGCAAAACTGGACGACTGGGACCAGATGATCGAGACCAACGTGACCGGCCTCGTCCACCTGACCCGCGCGGTGCTGCCCGGCATGGTCGAACGCGGCGCCGGCCACGTCATCAACATCGGCTCCGTCGCAGGCAGCTACGCCTATCCCGGCGCGAACGTCTACGGCGCGACCAAGGCGTTCGTCCACCAGTTCAGCCTCAACCTGCGCTCCGACCTGCGCGGCACCGGCGTCCGCGTAACAAACGTCGAGCCAGGCCTGGTCGGCGGCACAGAATTCTCCACCGTCCGCTTCGGCGGCGACCAGGACAAGGCAGCAGGCGTCTACGCCGGAACCACGCCCCTGACCGCAGACGACGTCGCCGAGTCGGTCTTCTGGGCCAGCTCCCAGCCGAAGCACGTGAACATCAACGTCATCGAACTGATGCCGGTGGTGCAAACCTTCTCCGCCCTGAACATCGACCGCGAGTCCTGA
- the cobF gene encoding precorrin-6A synthase (deacetylating), translated as MRKIYAIGIGAGDPEHLTVQAVDRLNRVDVFFVLDKGSAKADLVQLRQEILERFVSRPGYRVVSAKDPDRDRTPADYRTAVADWHQLRTDVYEQLIRDELADGETGAFLVWGDPALYDSTIALIEAVLARGNVAFDYEVVPGISSISALVARHRTTMNQIGRAVQLTTGRRLADGWPSDADDVFVLLDAHTTFDQYANQGLWIYWGAYVGTPDEILLSGPLDDELAAKIRETRAAARERHGWIMDTYLLRRPE; from the coding sequence ATGCGGAAGATCTACGCGATCGGGATCGGCGCCGGCGACCCGGAACACCTCACGGTGCAGGCAGTCGACCGGCTCAATCGCGTCGACGTGTTCTTCGTGCTCGACAAGGGCAGCGCGAAGGCCGACCTGGTGCAGCTGCGCCAGGAGATACTGGAGCGGTTCGTGAGCCGGCCGGGGTATCGCGTGGTGAGCGCGAAGGACCCGGACCGCGACCGGACGCCTGCCGACTACCGCACCGCGGTCGCCGACTGGCACCAGCTCCGCACCGACGTCTACGAGCAGCTGATCCGCGACGAACTGGCCGACGGCGAGACCGGCGCGTTCCTCGTCTGGGGCGATCCGGCGCTGTACGACAGCACTATCGCGTTGATCGAGGCCGTGCTGGCGCGCGGGAACGTGGCGTTCGACTACGAGGTCGTGCCGGGGATCAGCAGCATCTCCGCGCTGGTCGCCCGGCATCGGACGACGATGAACCAGATCGGCCGCGCTGTGCAGCTGACGACGGGTCGCCGGTTGGCTGACGGCTGGCCGAGTGACGCCGATGACGTCTTCGTGCTGCTCGACGCGCACACCACGTTCGATCAGTACGCGAACCAGGGGTTGTGGATCTACTGGGGCGCGTACGTCGGGACTCCGGACGAGATCCTGCTGTCCGGTCCGCTGGATGACGAGCTGGCGGCGAAGATCCGGGAGACACGCGCCGCGGCTCGGGAGCGTCATGGGTGGATCATGGACACGTATTTGCTGCGCCGACCGGAGTGA
- a CDS encoding metal-sensitive transcriptional regulator: MTGYGSEREAYLKRLRRIEGQIRGLQRMVEEDKYCIDILTQVSAATKALQSFSLELLDEHLATCVVQAAAAGGEEADLKVREASDAIARLVRS; encoded by the coding sequence ATGACCGGCTACGGCAGTGAACGAGAGGCCTACCTCAAGCGCCTTCGCCGGATCGAGGGACAGATCCGCGGCCTGCAGCGCATGGTCGAGGAGGACAAGTACTGCATCGACATCCTGACCCAGGTGTCCGCGGCCACGAAGGCGTTGCAGTCCTTCTCGCTGGAACTGCTCGACGAGCATCTGGCGACCTGCGTCGTCCAGGCCGCGGCCGCGGGCGGGGAGGAAGCGGACCTGAAGGTGCGCGAAGCCTCCGACGCGATCGCTCGACTGGTGCGTTCCTGA
- a CDS encoding alpha/beta fold hydrolase, translated as MQKVLLPSGARIAYDDLGSQPKIPVLLVHGHPFDRSMWGPQAEHLARSGHRVVVPDLRGYGESAGPAVSGLNDFAEDLIGLADHLGLDRFALGGLSMGGQIVMQTVRDYPGRIAALLLADTFAEPETAEGKVARNQAADRVLAEGMTAYADELLPKMVSPSTFHENPEVTGHVQKMMRDAPAPGAAAALRARAKRPDYRDSLKQVSVPTLVAVGSEDEFTPVSDAQLLHQLVPGSELVVLDGAGHLPNLERAAEFNDVFGRFLDQVRPDHAEER; from the coding sequence ATGCAGAAAGTCCTTCTCCCCTCCGGCGCCCGGATCGCCTACGACGACCTGGGTTCGCAGCCGAAGATCCCGGTCCTTCTCGTGCACGGGCACCCGTTCGACCGGTCCATGTGGGGTCCGCAGGCCGAGCACCTGGCACGGAGCGGACACCGCGTCGTGGTGCCTGACCTGCGGGGATACGGGGAAAGCGCCGGTCCGGCAGTCAGCGGGCTCAACGACTTCGCCGAGGATCTGATCGGGCTGGCTGACCACCTGGGACTCGACCGGTTCGCGCTGGGCGGGCTGTCGATGGGCGGGCAGATCGTGATGCAGACCGTCCGGGATTACCCCGGGCGGATCGCCGCGCTGCTGCTCGCCGACACGTTCGCCGAGCCCGAGACCGCCGAAGGAAAGGTGGCCCGCAACCAGGCCGCGGACCGGGTGCTGGCGGAAGGCATGACCGCGTACGCCGACGAACTGCTGCCGAAGATGGTGTCGCCGAGCACCTTCCACGAGAACCCAGAAGTGACCGGACACGTCCAAAAGATGATGCGCGACGCACCAGCACCAGGCGCGGCGGCAGCACTCCGAGCACGGGCGAAACGACCGGACTACCGCGATTCCCTCAAGCAGGTCAGCGTGCCGACGCTCGTCGCAGTGGGCAGCGAAGACGAGTTCACCCCGGTCTCCGACGCACAACTGCTGCACCAGCTCGTACCCGGCTCGGAGCTGGTGGTGCTCGACGGCGCGGGACACCTGCCTAACCTGGAACGCGCGGCCGAGTTCAACGACGTGTTCGGCCGCTTCCTGGACCAGGTCCGGCCGGACCACGCAGAAGAACGGTGA
- a CDS encoding YciI family protein: MKYLILAYGNQQDYDHLGGKDGAAPPATPAELKTIEEFLAGYTGALAASGELVETQGLTAPVLARRLDLRDGVPVVTDGPFGETEEVIAGYWMVDCASFDRATDIAAGLLKAPGRLSEAGVVVRPVMGAENEL, from the coding sequence ATGAAGTACCTGATCCTGGCGTACGGCAACCAGCAGGACTACGACCACCTCGGCGGCAAGGACGGCGCCGCGCCCCCGGCCACTCCGGCGGAACTGAAGACGATCGAGGAGTTCCTCGCCGGGTACACCGGGGCGCTGGCCGCGTCGGGCGAGCTAGTCGAGACGCAGGGGCTCACCGCTCCCGTGCTGGCCCGCCGCCTCGATCTGCGGGACGGGGTTCCGGTCGTCACCGACGGGCCGTTCGGCGAGACCGAGGAGGTCATCGCCGGGTACTGGATGGTCGACTGCGCCAGTTTCGACCGGGCGACCGACATCGCGGCCGGGCTGCTCAAGGCGCCGGGCCGGTTGTCCGAGGCCGGAGTGGTGGTCCGGCCGGTGATGGGAGCCGAGAACGAACTCTGA
- a CDS encoding epoxide hydrolase family protein, whose product MTDEIRPYRLEIPEADLVDLRERLDRTKWAPEPTGGDQGYGVSVGRVRELAEHWRHHYDWRAWERRFTEYPQFTTTIDGSNVHFLHARSPEPDAIPLILSHGWPGSAAEYLAALGPLSDPRAHGLDPSIAFDVVLPSLPGFGFSGPTADTGWGPQRIARAWAELMRRLGYERYGTAGNDWGSGIAPEVGRVAPEQVIGAHVTQTWDPPPDDDPQWIANLSEKDKAAWDAFHHYFTHEASYGVVQAQQPQTLAHALSDSPVGLLGWNAQAMHDHGLDADGILTHVTIHWLTGTAGSAIRIYAEQDRETPAEGRNPVPLGVAQFPGDLPSIRVFTEHRRNLVSWNEYDRGGHYASQEVPELWVGDVRQFFAKLR is encoded by the coding sequence ATGACTGACGAGATCCGGCCGTATCGGCTCGAGATCCCGGAAGCGGACCTGGTCGATCTGCGAGAGCGGCTCGATCGGACGAAGTGGGCGCCCGAGCCGACCGGCGGCGACCAGGGGTACGGCGTCAGCGTCGGCCGGGTGCGCGAGCTGGCCGAGCACTGGCGGCATCATTACGACTGGCGGGCCTGGGAGCGGCGGTTCACCGAGTATCCGCAGTTCACGACGACGATCGACGGCAGCAACGTCCATTTCCTGCACGCCCGTTCCCCCGAGCCGGACGCGATCCCGTTGATCCTCAGCCACGGCTGGCCCGGGTCGGCGGCGGAGTATCTGGCCGCGCTCGGGCCGTTGAGCGACCCTCGCGCGCACGGGCTTGACCCGTCGATCGCGTTCGACGTCGTGCTCCCGTCGTTGCCCGGGTTCGGGTTCTCCGGTCCGACGGCCGACACCGGCTGGGGCCCGCAGCGGATCGCGCGGGCCTGGGCGGAGCTGATGCGCCGACTCGGCTACGAGCGCTACGGGACCGCGGGCAACGACTGGGGTTCGGGGATCGCGCCGGAGGTCGGTCGCGTCGCGCCGGAGCAGGTGATCGGCGCACACGTGACGCAGACCTGGGATCCGCCGCCCGACGACGATCCACAGTGGATTGCCAATCTGTCCGAAAAGGACAAAGCCGCCTGGGACGCGTTCCACCACTACTTCACCCACGAAGCTTCCTACGGCGTCGTCCAGGCGCAGCAGCCACAGACTCTCGCGCACGCGTTGTCCGACTCCCCCGTCGGCCTGCTCGGCTGGAACGCGCAGGCGATGCACGACCACGGTCTCGACGCCGACGGGATCCTCACCCACGTCACGATCCACTGGCTGACCGGCACCGCGGGTTCCGCGATCCGGATCTACGCCGAGCAAGACCGGGAGACGCCCGCCGAGGGCCGCAACCCGGTGCCGCTCGGGGTCGCGCAGTTCCCCGGCGACCTGCCGTCGATCCGGGTGTTCACCGAGCATCGCCGGAACCTGGTGTCGTGGAACGAGTACGACCGCGGCGGTCATTACGCATCGCAGGAGGTGCCGGAACTGTGGGTGGGCGACGTCCGCCAGTTCTTCGCGAAGCTGCGCTAG
- a CDS encoding copper ion binding protein → MTEATYTVEGMTCGHCVGSVKEEVGGLTGVQTVDVDLATGAVKVTSAEPISREAVEAAVAEAGYQVVA, encoded by the coding sequence ATGACTGAAGCGACCTACACCGTTGAGGGCATGACGTGCGGACACTGCGTCGGATCGGTGAAAGAGGAGGTAGGCGGCCTGACCGGCGTGCAGACGGTCGACGTCGACCTCGCCACCGGCGCCGTGAAGGTCACCAGTGCAGAGCCGATCTCGCGCGAAGCCGTCGAGGCTGCCGTCGCTGAGGCCGGCTACCAGGTCGTCGCGTAA
- a CDS encoding heavy metal translocating P-type ATPase, translating into MSTTTPAPVQSVELAIGGMTCASCAARVERKLNKVEGVSASVNYATEKAHVEYPSTVSVDDLVGVVEATGYTAQAPQPEKPEEPEQDETRPLRDRLLYSAILTVPVIVLAMVPALQFTNWQWLSLTLAAPVVVWGAWPFHRAAWTNLRHGAATMDTLISLGVSAATLWSLYALFFGMAGMPGLRHGFEFSVSGGSGTDNIYLEVAAGVTTFILAGRYFEARSKRRSGAALRALLELGAKDVTVLRDGREQRIPVEQLRVGDTFVVRPGEKIATDGVVTDGGSAVDVSMITGESVPVEVAVGDGVTGATVNVGGRIAVRATRVGADTQLAQMARLVEEAQNGKAAVQRLADRVSAVFVPIVLVLALGTLITWLLTSGNVTEAFTAAVAVLIIACPCALGLATPTALLVGTGRGAQLGILIKGPEVLESTRRVDTVVLDKTGTVTTGRMSLVDVHAGEGVTERELLRYAGAVEHASEHPIAKAIADGARERVGDLPTATEFRNTEGLGVSGLVEGAAVLAGRAAFLADWSVKVDDDLTKAKAAAEEQGATAVFVAWDGVARGVLVVADTIKPTSAQAVAELQALGLRPVLLTGDNAGAARAIADAAGITEVVAEVLPAEKVAVVKRLQDEGRVVAMVGDGVNDAAALAQADLGLAMGTGTDAAIEAGDLTLVRGDLRAAVDAIRLARRTLGTIKGNLFWAFAYNVAALPLAAFGLLNPMIAGAAMAFSSVFVVSNSLRLRRFRAA; encoded by the coding sequence ATGAGCACCACGACACCGGCCCCCGTGCAGTCAGTCGAACTCGCCATCGGCGGGATGACCTGCGCGTCGTGCGCTGCTCGGGTCGAGCGGAAGCTCAACAAGGTCGAGGGCGTCAGCGCGAGCGTCAACTACGCGACCGAGAAGGCGCACGTCGAATACCCCTCCACCGTTTCGGTCGACGACCTGGTGGGCGTCGTCGAAGCGACCGGCTACACCGCGCAAGCGCCGCAACCGGAGAAGCCGGAAGAGCCAGAGCAGGACGAGACGCGGCCGCTGCGCGACCGGCTCCTCTACTCGGCGATCCTCACGGTGCCGGTGATCGTGCTGGCGATGGTCCCCGCATTGCAGTTCACGAACTGGCAGTGGCTGTCGCTCACGCTCGCCGCGCCGGTCGTGGTCTGGGGAGCGTGGCCGTTCCACCGCGCCGCGTGGACGAACCTCCGGCACGGCGCGGCGACGATGGACACGCTGATCTCGCTCGGCGTTTCAGCCGCCACGCTGTGGTCGCTGTACGCGCTGTTCTTCGGCATGGCGGGGATGCCCGGCCTGCGGCACGGCTTCGAGTTCAGCGTGTCCGGGGGATCCGGGACTGACAACATCTACCTCGAGGTCGCGGCGGGCGTCACCACGTTCATCCTCGCCGGCCGCTACTTCGAAGCGAGGTCCAAGCGCCGCTCCGGTGCCGCGCTCCGAGCGCTGCTCGAACTCGGCGCCAAAGACGTGACGGTCCTTCGCGACGGTCGCGAGCAGCGAATCCCGGTCGAACAGCTGCGGGTCGGCGACACGTTCGTGGTGCGGCCTGGCGAGAAGATCGCCACCGACGGCGTGGTCACTGACGGTGGCTCTGCCGTCGACGTCAGCATGATCACCGGGGAATCCGTGCCGGTCGAGGTCGCAGTGGGTGACGGCGTGACCGGAGCGACGGTGAACGTCGGCGGCCGGATCGCAGTGCGCGCAACCCGGGTCGGCGCGGACACGCAGCTCGCGCAGATGGCGCGGCTCGTCGAGGAAGCACAGAACGGCAAAGCCGCGGTGCAGCGACTGGCCGACCGCGTCTCGGCGGTATTCGTGCCGATCGTCTTGGTCCTGGCTCTGGGAACCCTGATCACCTGGCTGCTGACCAGCGGAAACGTCACCGAGGCGTTCACCGCTGCAGTCGCCGTGCTGATCATCGCCTGCCCGTGCGCCCTGGGGCTCGCGACCCCGACCGCCCTGCTGGTCGGCACCGGCCGCGGCGCGCAGCTGGGGATCCTCATCAAGGGTCCGGAGGTCCTCGAATCCACTCGCCGTGTCGACACCGTGGTGCTCGACAAGACGGGGACCGTCACGACCGGGCGAATGAGCCTGGTGGACGTCCACGCCGGGGAAGGTGTCACGGAGCGCGAACTGCTGCGCTATGCCGGGGCGGTCGAGCACGCTTCGGAGCACCCGATCGCGAAAGCCATCGCAGACGGTGCTCGCGAACGGGTCGGCGACCTCCCGACGGCGACGGAGTTCCGGAACACCGAGGGCCTAGGCGTCTCCGGCCTCGTGGAAGGTGCGGCTGTACTGGCCGGCCGCGCCGCGTTCCTGGCCGACTGGAGCGTGAAGGTCGACGACGACCTCACCAAGGCCAAGGCCGCAGCGGAGGAACAAGGCGCGACGGCGGTATTCGTCGCCTGGGACGGCGTGGCACGAGGCGTGCTGGTGGTCGCGGACACGATCAAGCCGACTTCTGCGCAAGCCGTCGCCGAACTTCAGGCGCTGGGATTGCGTCCCGTGCTGCTGACTGGCGACAACGCGGGCGCAGCGCGGGCCATCGCCGACGCCGCGGGCATCACCGAAGTCGTGGCCGAGGTGCTGCCCGCGGAGAAGGTGGCCGTGGTGAAGCGACTGCAGGACGAAGGCCGGGTCGTGGCCATGGTCGGCGACGGCGTCAACGACGCAGCCGCTCTCGCCCAGGCTGACCTGGGCCTGGCCATGGGCACGGGAACGGACGCGGCCATCGAAGCAGGCGACCTGACCCTGGTCCGAGGCGACCTGCGCGCCGCGGTCGACGCGATCCGCCTGGCCCGGCGCACGCTCGGGACGATCAAGGGGAACCTGTTCTGGGCTTTCGCCTACAACGTCGCGGCGTTGCCGCTGGCGGCGTTCGGCCTGCTCAACCCCATGATCGCGGGTGCCGCGATGGCGTTCTCGTCAGTGTTCGTGGTGTCGAACAGCCTCCGGTTGCGGCGGTTCCGGGCTGCGTGA
- a CDS encoding DivIVA domain-containing protein, with amino-acid sequence MAPGGGEDLMSVRPSFDSAWRGYQRGQVEEFVTWVEAEFRRLAAERDAAAHQAAELAERNRELRATIDRISATPIEPDALQERSRRMVELTREEAAEITARAEDTAARIIAEAKAEAVRLTEKERALVEAVSADRVLQRQEHEDLLRRAVEERKAADEAAAKERRRLEEHLTRRLADRRTDALREIADRTATARAEADAHVRQATDHATRIVADAEQRVAELVAVQQRVKAALRGARELLATANADLAPDGTPVPNQRRTSALTEVTEAAPTG; translated from the coding sequence ATGGCCCCCGGCGGTGGCGAGGACCTGATGTCCGTCCGGCCGTCCTTCGACTCGGCTTGGCGCGGCTATCAGCGCGGCCAGGTCGAAGAATTCGTCACGTGGGTCGAGGCGGAATTCCGGCGCCTGGCCGCGGAACGCGACGCCGCGGCACACCAGGCCGCCGAACTCGCCGAGCGCAATCGCGAACTGCGCGCGACGATCGACCGGATCAGCGCCACCCCCATCGAGCCGGACGCATTGCAGGAACGCTCCCGCCGGATGGTCGAGCTGACGCGCGAGGAAGCCGCGGAGATCACCGCCCGCGCGGAGGACACCGCCGCGCGGATCATCGCCGAAGCCAAGGCGGAAGCCGTGCGCCTCACCGAAAAGGAACGCGCGCTCGTCGAAGCCGTCTCCGCGGACCGCGTGCTGCAACGTCAAGAACACGAAGATCTGCTGCGCCGCGCGGTCGAAGAACGCAAGGCCGCGGACGAAGCAGCGGCGAAAGAACGCCGACGGCTCGAAGAACACCTCACCCGCAGGCTGGCCGACCGCCGCACCGACGCACTCCGCGAAATCGCCGACCGCACCGCCACCGCCCGCGCCGAAGCCGACGCGCACGTCCGCCAAGCCACCGACCACGCCACCCGCATCGTCGCCGACGCCGAACAGCGGGTCGCCGAACTCGTCGCTGTCCAGCAACGAGTCAAGGCCGCACTGCGCGGCGCGCGCGAATTGCTGGCCACCGCGAACGCCGACCTCGCCCCGGACGGCACTCCCGTGCCGAACCAACGACGGACCTCCGCGCTCACCGAAGTCACCGAGGCCGCCCCGACCGGCTGA